A single window of Eucalyptus grandis isolate ANBG69807.140 chromosome 1, ASM1654582v1, whole genome shotgun sequence DNA harbors:
- the LOC104444194 gene encoding haloacid dehalogenase-like hydrolase domain-containing protein 3, whose amino-acid sequence MAVIPTRTTLPRLLRALAAGGESRPPFPRRGHGRAPRSEPARSSSSLAAAAAVAPSEPEMVGSRGLGMEIFGVKEYEDYRRSLYGGITHRALLVDAVGTLVVPSQPMAQIYRQIGEKYGVEYSEDEILNRYRKAYEQPWGRSRLRYVNDGRPFWQYIVSSSTGCSDSQYFEELYNYYMTDKAWHLCDPNAEKVFEALRKAGVKLAVVSNFDTRLRPVLRALNCDHWFDAMAVSAEVEAEKPNPTIFLKACELLGVTPEDAVHVGDDRRNDIWGARDAGCYAWLWGIDVHSFKEVAHRIGVKV is encoded by the exons ATGGCGGTGATCCCCACGAGGACGACGCTCCCCAGGCTCCTCcgcgccctcgccgccggcggcGAATCTCGGCCGCCGTTCCCGAGGCGCGGGCATGGTCGCGCGCCTCGGTCGGAGCCGGCGCGGAGCTCCTCCAGcttggccgccgccgccgcggtcgCGCCCAGCGAGCCGGAGATGGTCGGCTCCAGGGGCCTGGGGATGGAGATCTTCGGAGTGAAGGAGTACGAGGACTACCGGAGGTCCCTGTACGGCGGGATCACTCACCGGGCTCTTCTGGTGGATGCGGTCGGCACGCTCGTCGTTCCTTCTCAGCCTATGGCTCAG ATATATAGGCAGATAGGGGAGAAGTACGGGGTGGAGTACTCGGAGGATGAGATACTGAATAGATATAGAAAGGCTTACGAGCAGCCTTGGGGTAGATCTCGTCTGAG ATATGTCAATGATGGCAGACCCTTCTGGCAATATATTGTTAGTTCTTCCACTGGCTGCTCTGATTCTCAGTACTTTGAGGAGCTTTACAATTACTATATGACTGATAAG GCTTGGCACCTATGTGATCCTAACGCCGAGAAAGTCTTTGAAGCTCTGAGAAAAGCTGGGGTAAAATTGGCTGTTgtatcaaattttgacactcgTTTGAGACCTGTTTTGCGGGCTTTGAATTGTGATCATTGGTTTGATGCTATGGCCGTTTCCGCTGAA GTTGAAGCAGAGAAACCAAATCCAACAATATTTCTGAAAGCATGTGAGTTGTTGGGGGTAACCCCAGAAGATGCAGTCCATGTAGGGGACGATCGTAGAAATGACATATGGGGTGCCAGAGATGCTGGCTGTTATGCTTGGCTCTGGGGAATCGATGTTCATTCCTTTAAGGAG
- the LOC104444202 gene encoding protein STRICTOSIDINE SYNTHASE-LIKE 2, whose product MNSNRKLSFFLAATAVVLAVRFAVDPRAPSGELGAVDGLELIPVEGGAVGPESFAFDPRGEGPYTGVSDGRIVKWAASERRWVDFAFTWPSRDMCEKPHNHQEMENVCGRPLGLGFNPRTSRLYIADAYMGLLAVGPGGGRATVVAAQADGVPFRFTNSLDIDPLSGAVYFTDSSSQYQRRNYIPLILSGDRTGRLMKYDPESDRVTTILSNLSFPNGVVLGESGDFLLVAETSTCRILKYWLRPPPEAAGEVEVFAQLPGFPDNIRRSPRGGYWVGIFSKRTAILERVLSSSWMGKFLLGLPIDVMKVHGMYTSRRGRGVGVRLSEDGEVVEILEERVGNRWRSISEVEERDGGLWIGSVNVPFAGFYEARNR is encoded by the exons ATGAATTCGAATCGCAAGCTCTCCTTCTTCTTAGCAGCGACCGCCGTCGTCCTCGCCGTCCGCTTCGCCGTCGACCCGAGAGCCCCCTCCGGCGAACTCGGGGCCGTGGACGGCCTCGAGCTGATCCCGGTGGAGGGCGGCGCGGTCGGGCCGGAGAGCTTCGCATTCGATCCGCGAGGAGAGGGCCCGTACACCGGCGTGTCGGACGGGCGGATCGTGAAGTGGGCGGCGAGCGAGAGGCGCTGGGTCGACTTCGCTTTCACTTGGCCGAGCAG AGACATGTGCGAGAAGCCACACAATCATCAAGAGATGGAAAACGTCTGTGGACGCCCGCTGGGGCTAGGGTTCAACCCGAGAACGAGCCGTCTCTACATCGCCGATGCTTACATGGGCTTGCTTGCCGTCGGCCCCGGCGGTGGGCGGGCCACGGTGGTCGCCGCCCAGGCGGACGGCGTTCCTTTTCGGTTCACCAACAGCTTGGATATCGATCCACTTAGTGGAGCTGTCTACTTCACCGATAGCAGCTCGCAGTATCAACGAAG GAACTATATTCCTCTAATACTGAGCGGGGATCGAACGGGGAGGCTAATGAAGTACGACCCAGAAAGCGACCGCGTGACGACAATCCTGAGCAATCTCTCGTTCCCCAACGGAGTGGTCCTAGGTGAAAGCGGCGACTTCCTTCTAGTCGCCGAGACGAGCACCTGCAGGATCCTCAAGTACTGGCTCAGGCCGCCCCCAGAAGCAGCAGGGGAGGTCGAGGTCTTCGCCCAGCTCCCCGGGTTCCCGGACAACATCAGGAGGAGCCCGAGAGGGGGCTACTGGGTGGGGATCTTCTCGAAGAGGACCGCGATCTTGGAGCGGGTCCTGTCGTCTTCCTGGATGGGGAAGTTCCTGCTCGGGCTGCCGATCGACGTGATGAAGGTCCACGGGATGTACACGAGCCGGAGAGGGAGGGGCGTGGGAGTGAGACTGAGCGAGGACGGCGAGGTGGTGGAGATCTTGGAGGAGAGAGTGGGGAATCGCTGGAGGTCGATAAGCGAAGTCGAGGAACGAGATGGAGGGCTTTGGATCGGGTCTGTGAACGTGCCGTTTGCAGGCTTTTACGAGGCCAGAAATCGATGA